Within Lolium rigidum isolate FL_2022 chromosome 5, APGP_CSIRO_Lrig_0.1, whole genome shotgun sequence, the genomic segment AGTAGCCTCCTCCACTTCAGTATTGCAGAGAGGCATAGAAAAGCGAACACCCTGCAAGAATGCAATCAGATTGTCAAATAATCATGATCCAACATGACAAAATTGACTTCAACCACCAAAAAGATGTTGCTTTCAGTAAAATGGAGAAACAGAAGTACCATTGGTTAAATCACAAAAGTATGAATGATTTACTCGCATGTTTGCACATGGAACTACTATTAAGTTGCAAGTAATCAAAAAATGGGAAAAAATGTCATGAAGAAATCTGGAATAGCCTTGCCAACCAATGAATTGATATAACTTGATGAACACTGCCAGTTACAAATTAAAAGCAGTAATATAAAGAGGTAAGTGCTGGTCGGCAACAGAAATGTAGCATTGTAATATGTAGGTAGATAACTAGATGTTCTGACAAGAAATATGAAAACAATAGTGAGCTACGGAAAAGATGAACTCACATGTTTTCGGAGTAATGACCGTATGCCACGGGTAGATTGTGATAAGTATGCATTACAAGACTGCTTCTCCAAACAGTTTCCGCCAATAAATAGAGCAACAAATTGTGCCGTATAAActagaacaaaaaaaaattgtgttcAGTACGATGAAGGAGGGTTAGGCATGGAGTAAAAGTCTAGTAGAACCTTAAATTTAATTAATTCCAAGGAGTATGAAATGGGAATGCAAATGAAGGTGACCTTGAGACAAATGCTGCATTACATGTTCAGAATTATCAgccttattattagaaaaaataaaGTGTAAGGCAGACAAAAATATATATTATATACATCCAGAAATGCATCTTCCCCTTCATAAATGAAATTTCAGACAAACTGTCATGAGCTATTGCTTTTCTATAAGAAATAATACAGCAACATTTTGCATGTACAAAAGAAAAGGATTATCATTCCCATATAAATGACTTGTCAAGTAAATGGATAATTGAGGTCAGAGGAGCAAGAAGATACCATAAAATATATTCAACATATTGTTCCGGAGCATGTAGTAAAGATTCTGAAACGAATCTTCCCAGTCCTGATACCTTTTGTCAAGGAACTCTTTTTCTACATGCCAGAAGGGGAAAGAGTAAAGTGATACATCCACCAAAATTACAGGGATAATTTATCTTAAAAATACACGATAATTCAGGTCCAGTGATTACCTCCTCGTGCAGTTGATGAGAGCATaacagatacgatggaagccggtAACACAGATTGTGGATATACCCATGATTGGAGTGCCCTCGAGAATAAGAGTTCCTTGTTGCTCTCGGGCCTTGTTCGTCGTGAATTTTGGGACCTACCACGATAACTCTGAGAAATGGGTCCAGCAATACTGCCCCTAAATAAACTTGTACTTAAATTATGACACCTGTTACAAGCCAGAGTTGTTATTATAATTAGGGTCTTAGAGGCAGAAAACAACTTGCAAGTAATTCTGAATTTTTTCCCTAGTGACTCTTTGTTGAGAATGTTGCACTACTACCTCTGTTCGGCTTTAATCGACGCATGGATATAAGATAAATGAACTAGCTCTGGTTCTAATCAAAGTCAATTAAAtacgaacagagggagtacataataTCGCTTAGAGCACTGACCATAGGCACCAATAGTACACTGAAATGCGTCCAAATTTTCTTGCACATGTAGTTAAGATTCTTATGTGATTAATAGGCACATGACCATTGCATAACTAATTTTCATAGAGCCAACTGAGATATGTCACCGGTTCAGCAGTTTGGAATACTTGGGGAGAGTGTGTTTTCTAAACAAAGAAGTTTGGAGATAAGAAGGAAATACTAGATAAGCTAATGCCAACCCACCACTTCACAGAAGATGATGAAACAAACTGCAGAGTAGTCTTCAAGGTGAGATCCAAAGGAGCTCTTTTTCCTGGTATTGTAATCTTAGAAGGGCATGCCTCTGAAGACTTCAAAGGAACATCACCAATTTGTATGTTAGGGGCATTGGGAGCTCCAGAAGCATCACGAGCTCCAAACTGTTTCATCACTTTTTCCTATCACAAGGCACTAGAAAGATTAGTGCATGAGGTAATATACGTTTACCGTAGGGCAACAGGTAGATGATCATTACCATGTCAAATTTACTAGATCCAGCCTGCTTCTCATCACCAACATGAAGCTCAGATACACTCCGTAGAGCATTCTCACTGTATTTCTCAGCTTTCCTAAAGCCTGGCTTTGCTGCCTCCGCAAGCGATGGAGTAGAAGAGTCCAACTTGgcagagtcgccatggcttgtgaaaaaaGAATCCATATAAGAGCATGAGCATGATACAAAATAAGATACAACATCTGGTCAAACAATTACCGTGGGAACAAAGATGATACAGACTCAGACTGTGAAGTCGTTACAGCGGCAGCAGACTTGGGAGCCTTGTCATTATTCGGTAAAGCATCCTGTTTTCAAGATATTACAGTTGCAGCAAAATTAATACTCCAACCAACATGATGCTATGAGAGACTATGCAGAGCAATGAAAACCATTAAGCCCAATGAAATGGATAATACTGTCTCAGATGTCTAACCTTACAGTTTTCCTTCCCAACGTTTCTGGATTTCTTAACTTGGAAGACCTCTGTAACACGAGTGTTGATATATTTTGATATCTTTGGCTGTTCTGGGTTTCGAAGCCCATTGCTCGACCTAGACACACAAGATGAGCATCAAATTCCTTGTgaaagcacaagaagaacatcAGTATTCATAATTACAGAGGACTTACCTATCAAACGCCGCAGAAGCAAATAACTGATCAGTAGCAACCTTTTCAGATGTGCGTCGCTTCAACTGCTCTCCCTGCAGGAAACAATCGTTGGAATAACTTTCAGTGTCCAACTGCCGCCGTGTGCCATATAATGCGCACAGTAGGATGTTCTTTCTAGCTAATAATTTCAGTGATGTGCCTGCTTATGTATTGTTGGAGACATGACATTTGGCCGCATCATTTGTATGGCCTCACAGGTCACAGCAGCATACAAATTTGACATAGCAATTTACCCGATGTAGTATTTGCAGCATATTTCACTTGGTAGATTACAATGGCACAGTGCATTAAGGCCATATTTTGGTCCATTTCAGTGTTGTGTGATAAAGCTAGTACTTCATTTGCGGTATACAAATTTCTCAAGACATTCCGTCCAATGGAGCATTAGCAACGTCAAGAAAACAAGCATGGATTAGAGAGATATAAACCAAGGGTAACAGAGGCATTACCCGCAGCTCTGAGGgtgtcttcctcttcatcctggGGACCTCCGCTGGCCTTCCGATCAGCGCGCCACCGCTCACAGCAGATTCGACGGCAGCCTGCGCCATTACTAGATCCTCCAACCCCGCTATCTCCTAATACCTCCTCCGCATCCCGCCGTGCCTATGCGTTGCAGCCGGACCCTTTCACTCCATGAGCCTGCAACCGAAGAGCAATGTTAGGGTTACTTTCTGCATCTCGCTAGGAGCGATCTCGGAAGGAGTCGTTACAGGCCGTGAATCGCATAGCAAATGTACTGTACTAGCATTCATTTTCGTGGTGGTTTCAGTGGATAGGCGCAGGGGGGGCTGGATCTGATTGGGGAACAGTAGGAATAGCCCCAGAAACCGAGTCTGGTGTCAGATCAAGGTGTAGGCGAGGGGCGCGGGAGGGGCGGCCCGTGGCGCGTTGCGGCAGACGGCGGGGACCCTATCGGGGCGCCGATCCGGCGGCTAGCGGGGCGGGCgggtgccggcggcgaggacgGGGTATGGAGTTAGGTTTTAGTGAttcctggcggcggcggtgggcgggtGGGGAGAGTGGATGGGTCCGGTGGGCGGGATCGCCGGCGATGGGGATCGTCGGGGGAGGGGACGGAGGGGCAAGTAGGTCTCGCTCACCTGGAAGCCGGGAGGTCGCCGCCGCGGGGGAAGCTTCCGGGAAGGGTCCGACGGGCGCCGCTCCCTCCTTCCGTtccggacgcggcggcggcggaggcgcgcaGGTGGAAGGGATTGGAAACGGCGGAGGGGGAGCGGGAGTGGAAGTGGGCGGGGCGGCGCGGAGAGGAAAATTTCCCCACGAGGTGAGAGATGGAGAGATGAGGGCTGGGGACGCCAAAAATTTGGGGCAGATTTCGAAACGGAGAATTTTCGGCCCCAGCCCGCGCGCTGCCGCTGCCTCCACGCNNNNNNNNNNNNNNNNNNNNNNNNNNNNNNNNNNNNNNNNNNNNNNNNNNNNNNNNNNNNNNNNNNNNNNNNNNNNNNNNNNNNNNNNNNNNNNNNNNNNagtgttgggcctccaagagcgagaggtttgtagaacagcggcaagtttcccttaagtggatacccaaggtttatcgaactcggggaggaagaggtcaaagatatccctctcatgcaaccactgcaaccacaaagcaagaagtctcttgtgtccccaacacacctaataggtgcactagttcggcgaagagatagtgaaatacgggtggtataaataagtatgagcagtagcaacggtgccggaaaagtgcttggcgtgtagttgatggtggtggtattgcggcgatagtaacacgataaaacgataaacaagcggtagtaatgtagcgagtagtaacacggcgGTAGtagacaagcagtagtaactcggcagtatttaggaacaaggcctagggattacactttcactagtggacactctcaacattgatcacataacagaagagataaatgcatactctacacttttgttggatgatgaacacattgcgtaggattacacgaaccctcaatgccggagttaacaagctccacaataatgctcatgttttagtaacctttagtgtaagttagatcaacgagactaaaccaagtactagcatagcatgcacacttgtcaccttcatgcatatgtaggaggaatagatcacatcaatatatcatagcaatagttaactccataatctacaagagatcatgatcatagcataaaccaagtactaacacggtgcacgcatctgtcacctttgcacacatgcgggaggaataaactactttaataacaaatcactagagtagcacatagataaattgtgatacaacatgctgcaatcataaagagatataaataagcacctcactatgccattcaatgagtaagtattctgtgaaatatggcctaagagacccacacggtgcacacacttgtcacctttacacacgtgggactaggagtctccggagatcacataggtaaaactcacttgactagcataatgacatctagattacaagcatcatcatatgaatctcaatcatgtagggcagctcatgagattattgtattgaaacacataggagagagatgatccacatagctaccggtacagcccagagcctcgatggagaactactccctcctcatgggagcagcagcggtgatgaagatggcggtggagatggcagcggtgtcgatggagatgccttcgggggcacttccccgctccggcggggtgccggaacggagactcctgtcccccggatcttggcttcgcgatggcggcggctctggaaggttttcgtgggtttcgtcaattggtatcgggttttccgatccgggggctttatataggcgaagaggcggcgcgggagggctgacggggggccacaccatagggcggcgcggccccctccggccgcgccagcctagggtttggtggccctgtggccccctccggtccttcccgggtgttactggatgcttccgatgaaaataggaactttggcgttgatttcgtccgattcagagaatatttcgttactaggatttctgaaaccaaaaacagcgagaaaacgagagctggcacttcggcatcttgttaataggttagttccagaaaatgcacgaatatgacataaagt encodes:
- the LOC124655385 gene encoding protein downstream neighbor of Son-like isoform X1, producing the protein MAQAAVESAVSGGALIGRPAEVPRMKRKTPSELRGEQLKRRTSEKVATDQLFASAAFDRSSNGLRNPEQPKISKYINTRVTEVFQVKKSRNVGKENCKDALPNNDKAPKSAAAVTTSQSESVSSLFPRHGDSAKLDSSTPSLAEAAKPGFRKAEKYSENALRSVSELHVGDEKQAGSSKFDMEKVMKQFGARDASGAPNAPNIQIGDVPLKSSEACPSKITIPGKRAPLDLTLKTTLQFVSSSSVKWCHNLSTSLFRGSIAGPISQSYRGRSQNSRRTRPESNKELLFSRALQSWVYPQSVLPASIVSVMLSSTARGEKEFLDKRYQDWEDSFQNLYYMLRNNMLNIFYVYTAQFVALFIGGNCLEKQSCNAYLSQSTRGIRSLLRKHGVRFSMPLCNTEVEEATEDDLIEFSKIQTLNLGQTLHIDALSEVDNTTQSLLSFTGNKSVHGLYDVLLNYKSFLNSLSATDVPVLYSPAPFQNSCLHIPEVICREMRKADTGSASSVAIDEPGSALAPPLGGNMCYSMEIKDVVIPPWVVSGVCAAMSADADQFDVTIATEPTSMGLNAAFASVGGNTQPSKTPAPDGGCEALGVPGAVLVPSLHTASLRRLSYSNGEYVAHTTV
- the LOC124655385 gene encoding protein downstream neighbor of Son-like isoform X2, whose product is MAQAAVESAVSGGALIGRPAEVPRMKRKTPSELRGEQLKRRTSEKVATDQLFASAAFDRSSNGLRNPEQPKISKYINTRVTEVFQVKKSRNVGKENCKDALPNNDKAPKSAAAVTTSQSESVSSFHGDSAKLDSSTPSLAEAAKPGFRKAEKYSENALRSVSELHVGDEKQAGSSKFDMEKVMKQFGARDASGAPNAPNIQIGDVPLKSSEACPSKITIPGKRAPLDLTLKTTLQFVSSSSVKWCHNLSTSLFRGSIAGPISQSYRGRSQNSRRTRPESNKELLFSRALQSWVYPQSVLPASIVSVMLSSTARGEKEFLDKRYQDWEDSFQNLYYMLRNNMLNIFYVYTAQFVALFIGGNCLEKQSCNAYLSQSTRGIRSLLRKHGVRFSMPLCNTEVEEATEDDLIEFSKIQTLNLGQTLHIDALSEVDNTTQSLLSFTGNKSVHGLYDVLLNYKSFLNSLSATDVPVLYSPAPFQNSCLHIPEVICREMRKADTGSASSVAIDEPGSALAPPLGGNMCYSMEIKDVVIPPWVVSGVCAAMSADADQFDVTIATEPTSMGLNAAFASVGGNTQPSKTPAPDGGCEALGVPGAVLVPSLHTASLRRLSYSNGEYVAHTTV